One genomic segment of Rubripirellula tenax includes these proteins:
- a CDS encoding sigma-70 family RNA polymerase sigma factor, with protein MPDSETTKQAIRQVLAGDRDAFRVLVREYRLMVRSYVGSQLHRSDETEDLSQEVFMNAYRSLDQFDANADFGAWLRGIARNKMLMHFRTTQRRRQRENEFREEVTRLLEHDLEKIFASQSDFAIAALLRCIGKLPDRMRYVVRAGLDGTKAASLAAELSTSLGAIYNLNYRANSMLRQCVEEEIG; from the coding sequence GTGCCCGATTCAGAAACGACTAAACAGGCAATACGCCAAGTGCTTGCGGGAGATCGCGACGCATTCCGAGTGTTGGTGCGAGAATATCGGCTAATGGTTCGAAGCTATGTCGGCAGCCAATTGCACCGTAGCGACGAGACCGAAGACCTATCGCAGGAGGTGTTTATGAACGCCTATCGAAGCCTCGATCAGTTCGACGCAAACGCTGACTTCGGAGCTTGGCTTCGAGGGATCGCAAGGAATAAAATGCTAATGCATTTTCGAACGACTCAGCGGCGCAGACAGCGGGAAAACGAGTTCCGCGAGGAAGTCACTCGATTGCTCGAGCACGACCTGGAAAAAATCTTCGCAAGCCAAAGCGATTTCGCCATCGCAGCTTTGCTCCGTTGCATCGGCAAGCTGCCGGATCGAATGAGGTATGTTGTTCGAGCAGGACTCGACGGGACCAAGGCTGCTTCACTTGCGGCAGAGTTATCGACATCGCTAGGTGCTATTTACAACCTGAATTATCGCGCCAACAGCATGCTTCGCCAATGTGTCGAAGAGGAGATTGGATAA
- a CDS encoding DUF1559 family PulG-like putative transporter, producing the protein MRKVKVRRAFTLVELLVVIAIIGVLVGLLLPAVQAAREAARRMSCSNNFKQMGLGVHNYHSAYKRMPRHMAGTFGFGGPVSFGSTGNVERSSNYFDLSWLVGLTPFVEQQSLWEQISNPLQSPTSGDIFPAMGPNPQRTLGHHANEPYQPWLTNIPTLRCPSDPGVGLPSQGRTNYAACMGDGMDRTDSGAYGSSGQPSSPVNGPFAGNPTRHAEQTRVGCRGMFVPRQAIRFRDVLDGLSNTVMAGEIVTDLGDSDVRTRPVGRSAAPRPLNNPDLCDVGRDPERPQFWQTPLPAGLAFTANAENGRGYKWAYGRPIFTGMYTIGPPNSEICLHTQNSPNQMGNLPAGSRHQGGCHVLMGDGAVKFVTDSIEAGNQTSPTPRLGGPVGAGAQSPYGLWGALGSRASMEVIDQEI; encoded by the coding sequence ATGAGAAAAGTAAAAGTGCGAAGGGCGTTCACACTCGTTGAGCTTCTCGTCGTCATCGCGATCATTGGTGTATTGGTGGGCTTGCTGCTGCCAGCCGTTCAAGCCGCGCGTGAGGCGGCTCGCCGGATGAGTTGCAGCAATAATTTCAAGCAGATGGGACTGGGCGTTCACAACTACCATTCTGCTTACAAGCGAATGCCCAGGCACATGGCTGGAACGTTTGGCTTCGGTGGCCCGGTTTCGTTCGGAAGCACAGGGAATGTGGAACGATCGAGCAACTATTTCGACCTGAGTTGGCTTGTGGGGCTTACCCCATTTGTTGAACAGCAAAGCCTTTGGGAACAGATCAGCAACCCGCTTCAGTCACCCACCAGCGGCGACATCTTTCCTGCAATGGGGCCGAACCCTCAACGTACGTTAGGTCATCATGCTAACGAGCCTTATCAGCCTTGGCTAACCAACATCCCGACATTGCGTTGTCCATCCGATCCTGGTGTCGGGCTGCCGTCACAAGGGCGGACCAATTACGCGGCATGCATGGGTGATGGGATGGATCGAACGGACTCGGGAGCCTACGGAAGTAGCGGACAGCCAAGTTCGCCCGTGAACGGCCCGTTCGCAGGCAACCCGACTCGTCATGCTGAACAGACTCGCGTCGGGTGTCGTGGGATGTTCGTTCCTCGCCAAGCGATCAGGTTCCGAGACGTTCTCGATGGCTTGTCCAACACAGTCATGGCCGGCGAGATCGTCACCGACCTCGGGGATAGTGATGTGCGCACCCGGCCGGTTGGTCGATCCGCGGCTCCTCGCCCGCTCAATAATCCCGATCTTTGCGATGTTGGACGCGATCCCGAACGGCCCCAATTTTGGCAGACACCACTGCCAGCGGGCCTCGCATTCACCGCCAACGCGGAAAACGGGCGAGGCTACAAATGGGCATATGGACGTCCAATTTTCACGGGCATGTATACGATTGGGCCACCCAACAGCGAGATCTGTCTTCACACACAGAACTCGCCCAATCAGATGGGCAATCTCCCTGCGGGCAGTCGCCACCAAGGTGGTTGCCATGTTTTGATGGGCGATGGCGCGGTGAAGTTTGTCACCGATTCCATCGAAGCCGGAAATCAGACCAGTCCGACGCCAAGGCTCGGTGGTCCCGTTGGTGCCGGTGCGCAGAGTCCCTACGGATTATGGGGAGCCCTCGGGTCCCGCGCATCCATGGAAGTAATCGACCAAGAGATATAG